From Zavarzinella sp., one genomic window encodes:
- a CDS encoding DUF1501 domain-containing protein, whose translation MNFSSEMLRRHFLTTGASGIGSLALAHMLQQDGYSKEPFVGGTLGKPHFAPKAKNCICIFMGGAPSQIDLFDPKPELNRLHGKPLPEEMTKNVRFAFIQKATAVLYGSPRKFTPHGQSGMVFSDLLPNIATCADDITMIRSLHTDQFNHHPGQLMMNTGSGQFGRPSMGSWLNYGLGSECQNLPGYVVLTAGRGTSGGTSNWGSGFLPSSYAGVLFRNQGDPVLNLANPPGLTGDLQKLSIDALNDLNQMRFQQQADPEIQSRIAAYELAFRMQQSAPELLDLSNESKKTIDAYGLDRKEPDIKASRGGGKGQYRSFAMNCLLARRMVERGVRFVNIVHASWDHHSNLDNELRHNCQMADQPIAALLKDLKARGLLDETLVLWLAEFGRTPLGENRGGSKNISGRDHHPFAFTVWMAGGGVKGGLTYGKTDDFGWNVVENKMHVNDLHATILHLFGINHEKLTYRFQGRDFRLTDVAGKVIQPLLA comes from the coding sequence ATGAATTTTTCTTCAGAAATGCTTCGCAGACACTTTCTCACCACCGGTGCCAGTGGGATTGGTTCTCTGGCGTTGGCCCACATGTTGCAGCAGGATGGCTATAGCAAAGAGCCGTTTGTAGGTGGCACACTGGGCAAACCACATTTTGCACCGAAGGCCAAAAACTGCATCTGCATTTTTATGGGGGGGGCACCCAGCCAGATTGACCTGTTTGATCCCAAACCAGAACTGAATCGTCTTCATGGCAAACCGCTGCCTGAAGAAATGACCAAAAACGTGCGTTTTGCTTTTATTCAAAAAGCAACGGCAGTGCTGTATGGTAGCCCACGCAAATTTACTCCCCACGGACAAAGTGGGATGGTCTTCTCCGATCTGCTACCCAATATTGCCACATGTGCGGACGATATCACAATGATTCGTTCGCTCCATACCGACCAGTTCAACCACCATCCTGGCCAGTTGATGATGAACACGGGCAGCGGGCAGTTTGGCCGCCCCAGCATGGGCTCGTGGCTGAACTATGGTTTGGGCAGTGAATGTCAGAACCTGCCCGGCTATGTGGTGTTGACCGCAGGGCGGGGCACATCGGGCGGGACATCGAACTGGGGCAGTGGGTTTCTGCCATCCAGTTATGCAGGTGTCCTGTTTCGCAATCAAGGTGATCCGGTGTTGAATTTGGCCAACCCGCCAGGACTGACGGGTGATCTGCAGAAACTTTCAATTGATGCACTGAACGATTTGAACCAGATGCGTTTTCAACAACAGGCTGATCCAGAAATTCAAAGTAGAATTGCCGCCTATGAGCTTGCCTTCCGGATGCAGCAATCCGCACCGGAATTACTCGATCTTTCCAATGAATCGAAAAAGACAATTGATGCGTATGGTCTGGATCGGAAAGAACCGGATATCAAAGCATCCCGAGGTGGTGGCAAAGGTCAGTATCGCAGTTTTGCCATGAATTGTCTGTTGGCACGTCGGATGGTGGAACGTGGCGTACGCTTTGTGAATATTGTGCACGCTTCCTGGGACCATCACAGTAACCTGGACAATGAACTGCGGCATAATTGCCAGATGGCGGATCAGCCGATCGCAGCACTGCTGAAAGACCTGAAAGCGCGTGGGTTGCTGGATGAAACGCTGGTGCTTTGGCTGGCCGAATTTGGTCGCACGCCACTGGGTGAAAATCGTGGCGGGTCCAAGAATATTTCCGGTCGAGACCACCACCCGTTTGCATTTACTGTCTGGATGGCCGGCGGTGGGGTGAAAGGTGGCCTGACGTATGGCAAAACAGATGACTTTGGCTGGAATGTAGTGGAAAACAAAATGCATGTGAACGACCTGCATGCCACCATTCTGCATTTGTTTGGTATCAACCACGAAAAGTTGACCTACCGCTTCCAGGGAAGAGATTTCCGCCTGACCGATGTGGCAGGGAAAGTTATTCAGCCTTTGCTGGCATAG
- a CDS encoding TIM barrel protein, which translates to MDHTNFDRRNLLAGAIAGGLLAGATSSAALQAQEKESSTSARSAFQLGLVTYNIAAKWNLKTILEVCKKTGIAAVECRTTHAHGVEPKLTANERTAIRKQFQDSGIVFWGSGSTCEFHANDPTVVQKNIEDCKKFVQLVADLGGKGVKVRPNALVKGVPKEKTLEQIGKSLIDCGKAASDAGVEIWVEVHGKDTQDPENMKVIMETCNHPAVGVTWNSNPNPAEVKNGSIKQSFDLLSKWIKSVHINDLWKDHQKVYPYRELFSLLTQLGYNRYTLIELGYTPPDVAAGEQLLRFYKALWLELCQPVK; encoded by the coding sequence ATGGATCATACGAATTTTGATCGTCGAAATCTGCTTGCTGGTGCAATTGCGGGCGGTTTATTGGCTGGTGCAACTAGTTCGGCTGCTCTCCAGGCGCAAGAAAAGGAAAGTTCAACAAGTGCTCGGTCGGCATTTCAGCTTGGTCTGGTAACATATAACATCGCCGCCAAATGGAACCTGAAAACCATTCTGGAAGTATGCAAAAAGACAGGCATTGCTGCCGTGGAATGCCGTACCACACATGCCCATGGTGTGGAGCCGAAACTGACTGCGAATGAACGTACCGCAATCCGCAAGCAATTTCAGGATAGTGGGATTGTGTTCTGGGGTTCTGGCTCGACCTGTGAGTTTCACGCAAATGATCCCACCGTGGTGCAGAAGAACATCGAAGATTGCAAGAAATTCGTGCAACTCGTTGCCGACTTGGGTGGCAAAGGCGTCAAAGTTCGTCCCAATGCACTGGTGAAAGGTGTTCCCAAAGAGAAAACACTGGAACAGATTGGCAAATCACTCATCGACTGTGGGAAAGCCGCCAGCGATGCGGGTGTCGAAATCTGGGTGGAAGTTCATGGGAAGGATACCCAGGATCCGGAAAATATGAAAGTCATTATGGAAACGTGTAATCATCCTGCAGTGGGTGTCACATGGAACTCCAATCCCAATCCGGCTGAAGTGAAGAACGGCTCGATCAAACAGTCGTTCGATCTGTTGAGTAAATGGATAAAATCAGTTCATATTAACGATTTGTGGAAAGATCATCAGAAAGTTTATCCGTATCGAGAACTCTTTTCGCTGTTAACTCAGCTTGGGTACAATCGTTATACTTTAATTGAACTGGGCTATACCCCGCCGGATGTGGCAGCAGGTGAACAACTCCTGCGGTTTTACAAGGCACTTTGGCTAGAACTGTGCCAGCCAGTGAAGTGA